One genomic window of Solanum dulcamara chromosome 10, daSolDulc1.2, whole genome shotgun sequence includes the following:
- the LOC129905022 gene encoding uncharacterized protein LOC129905022, which yields MDVNQQCKLCQQDLENREHLFTQCEFTRAIWKKLLNWIKWPLFHADTWDMHLEWTLKQSKCKSHNAQLLKLIYAECSYAIWMERNQRTFEEKRRNYEEITKEIAYMCTLRAPLAISTRLQQSLLF from the coding sequence ATGGATGtcaaccaacaatgcaaactCTGTCAACAAGATCTGGAAAATAGAGAGCATCTGTTTACTCAATGTGAATTTACTAGAGCTATTTGGAAGAAATTGCTTAATTGGATTAAATGGCCACTCTTTCACGCTGATACATGGGATATGCATTTGGAATGGACTCTGAAACAATCTAAATGCAAGTCTCACAATGCACAGCTCTTGAAATTAATATATGCTGAGTGCTCTTATGCAATATGGATGGAAAGAAACCAGAGAacttttgaagaaaaaagaagaaactatGAAGAGATAACTAAGGAAATAGCATATATGTGCACTTTGAGAGCTCCTTTGGCGATTAGTACTCGACTTCAACAATCTCTCCTCTTCTGA